CCCAAAGGAAGCTATGAAATTGTTGCAGGAGAGCGCCGTTGGCGTGCCGCGGAACGAGCGGGTCTTAAGACTGTGCCGTGCATTATTTCCGAAGTCTCGGATCGCGACCTATTAACTCTGGCACTGGTGGAGAATATTCAACGAGAAGATCTCAATGCGATTGAAGAAGCGGAAAGCTATCAGCGCTTGGTGCTGGAACAAGGTTTGAATCAAGAACAGGTGGCTCAAGCTGTCGGCAAAGAGCGCAGCACGGTTGCTAATGCGCTTCGTTTGCTTAAATTGCCTCCCGCGATTCAAAGCCAGGTGGTATTGAAGAAAATTACGATGGGACATGCCCGTGCACTGGTTTCTTTAGAAGATCAGTCCTTAATCCATCAAGTGGTGAACCAAATTACCGAGCGGCAGCTTAGCGTCCGTGCAACGGAAGCCCTGGTAGCAGAAAAGCAACGTAACTCTTCTCAGAAGAAAACGAAAAAATTGGAGTCTGGCGACGAGAAAGAAGTTCGCAGGCGCCTGGAACAGGTTTTGGGAACACGCGTGGAACTTCGAAACCATCAGGGTAGTGGCACCTTGGTCATTCACTTTGCTTCCATTGATCAGTTCAATGACTTGGTCGATCAGATTACCGCTCGTAAGGCCTAGAGCGGTTCAAGAACCTCTCAGGTCTTCTAAAAAAAGCTCCATCTTGTGTTCGTCTGTGAGGCTTTCAAAACGGGCTGCAGGAGGGTAAGAGACCACGTGGCCTTCGTGCGTGTTGAGCCAGGCAATTGGGTCGCTGATTCGAAGATGGTTGTAAAACTGCTGGAGCTGCTTCGCGGACGTTGTAGGAAGTTTCAGCGTTTTTTCTCGGATCTCTTGGGTTCCGGGGGCATTGAACGTGTGGCATTCGAGGATTCGTTTGGGTTCAAGCTGTGCGATGTCTTGGGCCAACAGGTTTGCCATCACTCCTCCATAAGAATGTCCTGTGATCACGAGGCGGTGGTTTGGGTAGCGAGCGAGGATTTGAAGGGTAGCTTCTTTCAAATCGCGAAAGGCTAAGCGAAACCAGAATTCAGGGCCTTGCTTCACCTTTTGGTAGGATTCGAAGAGCCAGTCCGGCATGATCTGTTCCATAAAATCGTTTGCAATATGAGCGTTGGCGAACCAGTTCTGCCATGGACCGGTTCCCCGTATCGCAAAATAGAGAATGGGTTTGTGCTCGTCTTTCGCCACCAGCAAGCGATTGCCGAGCAGGAGGTTCTCATGGTCTAAGATCACTTCTTTTTCAGAATCTGGATGTGGTTGATAGACCGCATGAGAAAACTTGGCAGCCTCCAAAACGTGATCATCTGCAAAAAGCGCAAAACTGAGAAGGCAAATCATAAAAATCATCTTGGATTTAGCTAGTTCAGACTCTCGCGCCCTATGCAAGACTCTCTTGCATAACCTCCTATTTCTTCATTGCGAGGAGGCGTAGCCGGACGAAGCAATCCATTTCAAACTGGAATCGCTCCAATGGGATTAAATCTTAAATCCTTCTGAGAGGATGGGATAAACTGCTTTGAGCGTGCATCCGGGTTCGAACTGCTCGTAGCCTTCTTGCCTGAGCACGATTTCCAGAGCACTCAAAACGGTTAGAATATCGAGTTCATCGAAATATCCCAGATGCGCGATGCGAAAAATTTTGCCTTTCCATT
This window of the Myxococcaceae bacterium genome carries:
- a CDS encoding ParB/RepB/Spo0J family partition protein, producing the protein MSAKKYPSGLGRGLGSLIPKIESRPPEGLVQLGIQEIYGSSGQPRQHFEPEALEELASSIKKHGILQPIVVRKDPKGSYEIVAGERRWRAAERAGLKTVPCIISEVSDRDLLTLALVENIQREDLNAIEEAESYQRLVLEQGLNQEQVAQAVGKERSTVANALRLLKLPPAIQSQVVLKKITMGHARALVSLEDQSLIHQVVNQITERQLSVRATEALVAEKQRNSSQKKTKKLESGDEKEVRRRLEQVLGTRVELRNHQGSGTLVIHFASIDQFNDLVDQITARKA
- a CDS encoding DUF2974 domain-containing protein encodes the protein MIFMICLLSFALFADDHVLEAAKFSHAVYQPHPDSEKEVILDHENLLLGNRLLVAKDEHKPILYFAIRGTGPWQNWFANAHIANDFMEQIMPDWLFESYQKVKQGPEFWFRLAFRDLKEATLQILARYPNHRLVITGHSYGGVMANLLAQDIAQLEPKRILECHTFNAPGTQEIREKTLKLPTTSAKQLQQFYNHLRISDPIAWLNTHEGHVVSYPPAARFESLTDEHKMELFLEDLRGS